A region of Diospyros lotus cultivar Yz01 chromosome 3, ASM1463336v1, whole genome shotgun sequence DNA encodes the following proteins:
- the LOC127797697 gene encoding protein JINGUBANG-like, with the protein MELVPCPLSCQSSNEESNFQSDSTHHHSDSSSTSSLASLASLLSQQDHHPSTTTHHHHCMISTIKAHSSAVFSLSLAGKHLYSGSSDSQIRVWSLDPSSITTSPEKIAASGNSAVKSMVVSGGKLFSAHQDHKIRVWKIDNDSVPYQRYKLIATLPRFSDRVTTLFSGKNYVRIRRHKKSTWVHHVDAVSAMALSKDGSLLYSVSWDRTFKVWRSSDFKCLESVWNAHEDAINALAFSGDGFLYTGSADKTIKVWKKREGDKNSKHELAAVLEKHTSAVNALALSTDGSVLYSGACDRSIIVWERDHGGCGPHMTVAGTLRGHSKAVLCLATVSDDLVCSGSADKTVRVWKRGMGKSYSCLAVVEGHGNPVKCLAAAAKGSDGDRNGESASSSGTCFLVYSGSLDGYLMVTQVMVRSL; encoded by the exons ATGGAACTTGTTCCATGTCCTCTGTCTTGCCAATCATCAAATGAAGAATCCAATTTTCAATCTGATTCCACCCACCACCACTCAGATTCATCATCAACTTCCTCTCTCGCAAGCCTGGCCTCTCTTCTCTCCCAACAAGACCACCATCCATCCACCACCACCCACCACCATCACTGCATGATCTCCACCATCAAAGCCCACTCTTCCGCcgtcttctccctctctcttgccGGAAAACACCTCTACTCCGGCTCCTCCGACAGCCAGATCCGCGTATGGAGTCTGGATCCCTCTTCTATCACCACCTCCCCGGAGAAAATCGCAGCCTCCGGCAACAGCGCCGTCAAGTCCATGGTAGTTTCAGGCGGCAAGCTCTTCAGTGCACATCAAGATCACAAAATTCGCGTATGGAAGATAGACAATGACTCTGTTCCATACCAGAGATACAAGCTCATAGCCACCCTACCAAGATTCAGTGACCGTGTCACCACCCTCTTCTCCGGCAAGAACTATGTACGGATCCGCCGGCACAAGAAGAGCACCTGG GTTCATCATGTGGACGCAGTATCGGCGATGGCCTTATCTAAAGACGGCTCCCTTCTCTACTCGGTCTCATGGGATCGAACTTTCAAAGTATGGAGATCATCAGACTTCAAGTGTTTAGAATCAGTTTGGAACGCACACGAAGACGCCATTAACGCTCTGGCCTTTTCCGGCGATGGTTTTCTGTACACTGGTTCGGCCGACAAGACGATCAAAGTGTGGAAGAAGCGAGAAGGCGACAAGAATTCGAAACACGAGCTGGCCGCCGTCCTGGAGAAGCACACTTCGGCAGTGAACGCATTGGCTCTTAGCACCGACGGCTCTGTGCTCTATTCCGGCGCATGCGATCGTTCGATAATTGTGTGGGAAAGAGATCACGGCGGCTGCGGGCCGCACATGACTGTGGCCGGCACGCTGAGAGGGCACAGCAAAGCCGTCTTGTGCTTGGCAACAGTATCGGATGATCTGGTATGCAGTGGATCGGCTGATAAAACGGTTAGGGTTTGGAAGAGAGGGATGGGAAAGAGTTACAGCTGTTTAGCGGTTGTTGAAGGACATGGAAACCCAGTCAAGTGCTTGGCGGCGGCGGCGAAGGGCAGTGATGGTGATCGTAATGGGGAGTCTGCGTCTTCTTCAGGGACTTGTTTTTTGGTCTATAGTGGCAGTCTTGACGGTTATCTTATGGTCACCCAAGTTATGGTTCGTTCCTTATAa
- the LOC127796354 gene encoding uncharacterized protein LOC127796354 encodes MTLVNLNQNQGESLIDFVARFNMEALSNENLDQSIAMVAFQNALRVGPFTQSLAKRPPQTFTEILSRATKYINAEEVMRAKRIEYSNKKEKKSQNMEQKLEDKPGLRGERSGPRWSPVRFTLLNTPRAEILATIENKDYLKKSRPMKAPANKRSKYKYCQFHRDHGHDTEECHQLKNEIQELINRGFLRRFMAKDTEPQRGERRRSRSPPRKCGKESGESSDLYRHVGVKRARLGDIISFTDDDLPGYLISNDPLVITAKLGRWELWRILVDPGSSSEVLYRQAFLGMGYKMEQLKPAQVPLIGFDGEVVYADSMFQLLLTLGEGSRSAQVMLDILVAEVPSAYNMILGRSGLNALWAVPSTYHMVLKFTTTAGIGEVRGDPKSAWECYMASINIARGIVQERSGVYPKEFGAEYFSQ; translated from the exons ATGACCCTTGTGAATCTCAATCAGAACCAAGGAGAGTCATTAATAGATTTTGTGGCTAGATTTAATATGGAGGCATTGAGCAATGAGAATCTTGATCAGAGTATTGCCATGGTGGCCTTTCAGAATGCCTTGAGGGTTGGTCCTTTTACCCAATCACTGGCTAAGAGGCCTCCCCAGACGTTCACGGAGATCCTAAGCCGAGCCACCAAGTACATTAATGCCGAGGAGGTAATGCGGGCCAAGAGAATTGAATACTcgaataagaaagagaagaaaagtcaGAATATGGAGCAGAAGCTGGAAGATAAACCAGGTCTTCGGGGGGAAAGGTCGGGCCCCCGATGGAGTCCAGTCAGGTTCACCCTGCTTAATACTCCTCGGGCAGAGATCCTAGCTACAATTGAGAATaaggattacttgaaaaaatcgAGACCTATGAAGGCCCCGGCTAACAAAAGAAGTAAATACAAGTATTGTCAATTCCATCGAGATCATGGACATGACACGGAGGAGTGCCATCAGCTGAAAAATGAGATTCAGGAGCTCATCAATCGGGGTTTCCTAAGGAGATTCATGGCTAAGGATACTGAGCCACAAAGGGGTGAACGTCGGAGATCAAGGAGCCCTCCCCGTAAATGTG GTAAGGAGTCGGGAGAAAGTTCTGATCTGTATCGACACGTTGGAGTCAAGAGGGCTCGACTAGGGGACATTATCTCCTTTACAGACGACGACTTGCCCGGGTATCTGATTTCTAATGATCCACTGGTCATCACAGCGAAGTTGGGAAGATGGGAGCTTTGGCGGATCCTCGTGGACCCGGGGAGCTCCTCCGAGGTTTTATATCGACAGGCCTTCTTGGGCATGGGATACAAGATGGAACAGTTGAAGCCAGCTCAGGTCCCTTTAATTGGATTCGACGGGGAAGTGGTATATGCAGACAGTATGTTTCAGCTCTTGTTAACTCTGGGAGAGGGTTCTCGGTCTGCCCAGGTCATGTTAGACATTTTGGTAGCAGAGGTCCCCTCGGCCTATAATATGATCTTGGGGAGATCGGGGTTAAATGCTCTATGGGCCGTGCCGAGCACTTACCACATGGTGCTTAAGTTCACTACTACTGCGGGGATTGGCGAAGTCAGAGGAGACCCAAAGTCCGCCTGGGAGTGCTACATGGCATCCATCAACATTGCTAGGGGTATCGTGCAGGAGCGGTCAGGGGTTTACCCCAAGGAATTTGGAGCTGAGTATTTTTCCCAATAA